One window from the genome of Deinococcus sp. NW-56 encodes:
- a CDS encoding HIT family protein produces the protein MKVTVTLDGTLLSKREAEWQQHLAQPEENPLLPNAAGRLTGEGWTVQNELCVYSQLQPQYAEGLPHSGIIVTKRPCQTVFDLTPEEAAATHALLAEVKAHLDATVRPDGYTVGWNVLPAGGQHIPHVHLHVIPRWSTDASAGAGLRYFLKEAARAAQAAESV, from the coding sequence GTGAAGGTCACGGTGACTCTGGACGGCACCCTGTTGAGCAAGCGCGAGGCGGAGTGGCAGCAGCACCTCGCCCAGCCGGAGGAAAACCCCCTCCTTCCCAACGCCGCAGGCCGCCTGACCGGGGAAGGCTGGACGGTTCAGAACGAGCTATGCGTCTACAGCCAGCTTCAGCCGCAGTACGCCGAGGGGCTGCCCCATTCCGGCATCATCGTCACCAAGCGCCCCTGCCAGACCGTCTTCGACCTCACGCCCGAGGAAGCCGCCGCCACCCACGCCCTGCTGGCCGAGGTCAAGGCGCACCTCGACGCCACCGTCCGGCCAGACGGCTACACGGTGGGCTGGAACGTCCTCCCCGCCGGGGGGCAGCACATTCCGCACGTTCACCTGCATGTCATTCCCCGCTGGAGTACGGACGCCAGCGCGGGGGCGGGCCTGCGGTACTTCCTCAAGGAAGCTGCCCGCGCTGCACAAGCCGCCGAATCCGTCTGA